The following coding sequences lie in one Ostrea edulis chromosome 8, xbOstEdul1.1, whole genome shotgun sequence genomic window:
- the LOC125662175 gene encoding uncharacterized protein K02A2.6-like: MLTETPVLAYFDPGKEVVVQVDSSKDGIGAVLLQDGRPVEYNDHKPLEAILKKPLAMTPKRLQDIMMRWNRYDFDFVYVKGTKLTIADTLSRAYLKSEEGNFNERLRSMSLKIDETCDVPDARLLEIKEATEIDEEMRTLKETVINGWPEQKHETPLGIRQYFDFRDTISYSDGLMLKGEAVIIPKSLRNEMKTRLHKALFGYDSMLRWARGTIFWPGINAHIKQLADCCLICQERKPMNQKAPLMQHAEGSTPWQKIGLDLFELNGKHYLIAVDYFSNFIEIDLLTSMTSSRVIALLKKQFARFGVPNVIMSDGGPQFVSQQFQDFAKKWGFTHVTSSPMAKRSQP, translated from the exons ATGCTGACAGAAACCCCCGTACTAGCTTATTTCGATCCTGGAAAGGAGGTAGTAGTACAAGTGGACAGTAGTAAAGACGGCATTGGTGCAGTTCTCCTTCAAGATGGCAGACCAGTggagtat AATGACCATAAACCGTTAGAGGCCATCCTGAAGAAACCTCTTGCAATGACACCAAAGCGCTTACAGGACATTATGATGAGATGGAACCGATATGACTTTGATTTTGTATATGTCAAAGGAACTAAACTTACAATTGCAGATACTTTGAGTCGTGCGTATCTTAAGAGTGAGGAGGGTAATTTCAATGAGAGACTAAGAAGTATGTCattgaagattgatgaaacatgTGATGTCCCTGATGCTCGTCTTCTTGAAATCAAAGAGGCAACTGAGATTGATGAGGAAATGCGGACGTTGAAGGAAACGGTAATAAATGGCTGGCCAGAGCAGAAACATGAAACACCTCTAGGAATTCGCCAATACTTTGATTTCAGAGACACCATATCATATAGTGATGGACTGATGCTGAAAGGGGAAGCTGTGATAATTCCCAAATCCTTGAGAAACGAAATGAAGACCAGACTTCACAAAGCTCTTTTTGGATATGATAGTATGTTGCGATGGGCAAGAGGAACGATATTTTGGCCAGGAATTAATGCGCATATTAAGCAGTTAGCTGATTGTTGTTTAATTTGTCAAGAGAGAAAACCAATGAACCAGAAGGCTCCATTGATGCAGCATGCAGAAGGATCTACTCCTTGGCAGAAAATAGGACTTGACCTGTTTGAGCTGAATGGAAAACATTATTTGATTGCTGTGGACTATTTCTctaatttcattgaaattgatttGCTGACATCTATGACAAGCTCCAGAGTAATAGCTTTACTCAAGAAACAGTTTGCTCGATTTGGTGTTCCAAATGTAATCATGTCTGATGGTGGCCCACAATTCGTAAGCCAACAATTCCAAGATTTTGCAAAGAAGTGGGGTTTTACTCATGTTACATCATCACCAATGGCAAAGCGGAGTCAGCCGTAA